In Chiroxiphia lanceolata isolate bChiLan1 chromosome 2, bChiLan1.pri, whole genome shotgun sequence, a single genomic region encodes these proteins:
- the MITD1 gene encoding MIT domain-containing protein 1 isoform X2: protein MTRAEDIKKHIEKEKQDGKYHKQIRIEENATGFGYEKLFHEYLTEVVSEVWVEDPYIRHVHQLYNFLRFCEMLIKGPCKVKTIHLLTSYDEGSGRSQQTSGLEEIQQSLRNYGVTLNIEFSSSIHDREIRFNNGWMIKIGRGLDYFKKPQGRFSIGYCDFDLRPCHETTVDVFHTKHTKKM from the exons atgGCAAATACCATAAGCAAATCAGGATAGAGGAAAACGCAACGGGTTTTGGCTACGAAAAGCTTTTCCATGAGTACCTTACTGAGGTTGTTTCTGAAGTTTGGGTGGAGGACCCGTACATTAGGCACGTTCATCAG TTGTATAACTTTCTACGGTTCTGTGAGATGCTAATTAAGGGGCCGTGCAAAGTGAAAACAATCCACCTCCTCACTTCCTATGATGAG ggTAGTGGGAGGAGTCAGCAGACGAGTGGCTTGGAAGAAATACAACAGTCATTAAGGAATTATGGAGTAACACTGAATATTGAATTTTCGTCTTCAATACATGATCGAGAAATCAG attcaACAATGGATGGATGATTAAGATTGGAAGGGGTCTTGATTATTTTAAGAAACCACAG GGTCGCTTCAGCATTGGATACTGTGACTTTGACTTGCGACCTTGTCATGAAACAACAGTGGATGTCTTTCACActaaacacacaaagaaaatgtaa
- the LIPT1 gene encoding lipoyltransferase 1, mitochondrial — protein sequence MVLQPSLKNCFRLSCVLRTPKAGFRSTASGALIIQSVSNDVYQNLAVEDWIHDHMDLEKRQVLFLWRNSPAVVIGRHQNPWQECNLRLLRQKNIKLARRRSGGGTVYHDLGNINLTFFTTRKKYERMENLKLVVKALKALRPQLDIHVSDRYDILLDRHYKISGTAAKLGGTSAYHHCTLLCNADKFVLSSVLKSPYKGLKSNATPSVPASVKNLFEEDPSLTSEMLLDAIAKEYATQHQIDHHITLINPADETLLPGINNKTKELQTWEWVYGKTPKFSVSTCLNMAYKDSVLDIKVNMDVKHGRIEVCNIDLPEQWLPPALYSKLVKSLTGSKFCPNETTTLATTLLRVCPEDDELHSRWNLLCENMVMLM from the coding sequence ATGGTACTCCAGCCATCATTAAAGAACTGCTTTCGGCTGTCCTGCGTCCTCAGGACTCCAAAAGCTGGCTTCAGGAGTACAGCTAGTGGAGCCCTCATTATCCAGTCTGTTTCTAATGACGTTTACCAAAATCTCGCTGTGGAAGACTGGATCCACGACCACATGGATTTAGAGAAGCGACAGgtccttttcctttggagaaaTTCCCCTGCTGTGGTAATAGGGAGACATCAGAATCCCTGGCAGGAATGCAACCTCAGGCTGTTGaggcaaaaaaatataaaactagcCAGGAGAAGAAGTGGAGGAGGGACAGTTTACCATGACCTCGGTAATATCAATTTGACTTTCTtcacaaccagaaaaaaatacgAGCGAATGGAAAACCTGAAACTGGTTGTTAAGGCACTGAAAGCCTTGCGCCCTCAGTTAGACATACATGTCAGTGACAGATATGACATCTTGCTAGATAGGCACTACAAAATCTCAGGTACTGCTGCAAAGCTGGGAGGGACAAGTGCTTATCACCACTGTACCTTACTCTGTAATGCAGATAAGTTTGTTTTATCTTCTGTGCTAAAAAGTCCTTATAAAGGGCTAAAGAGCAATGCCACGCCTAGTGTGCCTGCCTCGGTGAAAAATCTCTTTGAAGAGGATCCTAGTTTAACTTCTGAGATGCTCCTGGATGCCATTGCTAAGGAATATGCTACACAACACCAAATAGATCATCATATCACCTTAATAAACCCAGCTGATGAGACTCTGCTTCCTGGaattaataataaaactaaAGAACTACAAACCTGGGAGTGGGTGTACGGAAAGACACCAAAGTTCAGCGTTAGCACTTGTCTTAACATGGCCTATAAGGATTCTGTTCTTGACATTAAAGTAAATATGGATGTAAAGCATGGAAGGATTGAAGTCTGTAACATCGATCTGCCGGAGCAGTGGCTGCCACCAGCACTGTACAGCAAACTGGTCAAGAGCCTTACTGGCAGTAAGTTTTGCCCAAATGAAACCACAACACTAGCGACAACACTGCTAAGAGTGTGTCCAGAAGATGATGAGTTGCACAGCAGGTGGAATCTACTATGTGAGAATATGGTAATGCTAATGTGa